A genomic window from Streptomyces broussonetiae includes:
- a CDS encoding FAD-dependent monooxygenase, which translates to MTTPRSDATDYDVVVAGAGPVGLFLACELRLGGARVLVLERLAEVDETIKAGAINIPSAVALYRRGLLPELAAVWEAARERIRAFRGEDGESRLPPKFAGHFAGISMTKDLFDGSDPAWAEVGPAGDTGLGVPQAELERILARWAERLGVEVRRGVELTGFDAGADGVAVHVDGAPSIRAGWLVGCDGGRSTVRKAAGFAFPGTDPEITGYQAIVELTGGERLREGWNTTDTGTYAYGPFPGRILTVEFDGPPADRTAPVTAEELQAGVRRVTQVPEVTITNVLSATRFTDNARQAAEYRRGRVLLAGDAAHVHSPFGGQGLNLGLGDAMNLGWKLAAVVRGTAPVSLLDSYTAERHPLGAWVLDWTRAQIAVMRPDRHARALRRVVTDLALTTTGTTYLVTRISGVWQRYDLPGEHPLTGASAPDLELSDGTRLGDRLHAGRALLLDLADDPALRAHAAGYGDRLEVRTLACPDRPGLRALFVRPDGFVAWAADTANTRDTVAEGLPEALERWLGTPAARA; encoded by the coding sequence ATGACGACGCCCAGGAGCGATGCGACGGACTACGACGTGGTGGTGGCGGGCGCCGGGCCCGTGGGCCTGTTCCTCGCCTGTGAGCTGCGGCTCGGCGGGGCACGGGTGCTGGTCCTGGAGCGGCTGGCCGAGGTGGACGAGACGATCAAGGCGGGCGCGATCAACATCCCGAGCGCGGTCGCCCTGTACCGGCGCGGGCTGCTGCCCGAGCTGGCGGCGGTGTGGGAGGCGGCACGGGAGCGGATCCGCGCCTTCCGGGGCGAGGACGGCGAGTCCAGGCTCCCGCCCAAGTTCGCGGGGCACTTCGCCGGGATCTCGATGACCAAGGACCTGTTCGACGGCTCCGACCCGGCCTGGGCCGAGGTCGGCCCCGCCGGCGACACCGGGCTCGGCGTGCCACAGGCCGAGCTGGAGCGGATCCTGGCCCGGTGGGCCGAGCGGCTCGGGGTGGAGGTACGGCGGGGTGTGGAGCTGACCGGCTTCGACGCAGGCGCCGACGGCGTCGCCGTACACGTGGACGGCGCGCCGAGCATCCGCGCCGGCTGGCTGGTGGGCTGCGACGGCGGGCGCAGCACGGTCCGCAAGGCCGCCGGGTTCGCCTTCCCGGGCACGGACCCGGAGATCACCGGCTACCAGGCGATCGTCGAGCTGACCGGCGGCGAGCGGCTGCGCGAGGGCTGGAACACGACGGACACCGGGACGTACGCCTACGGGCCGTTTCCCGGGCGGATCCTCACCGTGGAGTTCGACGGTCCCCCGGCCGACCGCACGGCCCCCGTCACCGCCGAGGAGCTGCAGGCCGGCGTGCGCCGGGTGACGCAGGTGCCCGAGGTCACCATCACCAACGTGCTCAGTGCCACCCGGTTCACGGACAACGCCCGCCAGGCCGCCGAGTACCGCAGGGGCCGGGTGCTGCTCGCGGGCGACGCGGCGCATGTGCACTCGCCGTTCGGCGGGCAGGGGCTGAACCTCGGCCTCGGGGACGCGATGAACCTGGGCTGGAAGCTGGCCGCCGTCGTACGCGGCACGGCGCCCGTGTCCCTGCTCGACAGCTACACCGCCGAACGGCACCCGCTCGGCGCCTGGGTGCTCGACTGGACCCGGGCCCAGATCGCGGTGATGCGCCCGGACCGGCATGCCCGCGCCCTGCGCCGGGTGGTCACCGACCTGGCACTGACCACCACCGGGACGACGTACCTCGTCACCAGGATCTCCGGCGTCTGGCAGCGCTACGACCTGCCCGGCGAGCACCCGCTGACCGGTGCGAGCGCGCCCGACCTGGAGCTGTCGGACGGCACCCGGCTCGGCGACCGTCTGCACGCCGGCCGCGCCCTGCTGCTCGACCTCGCCGACGATCCCGCGCTGCGCGCGCACGCCGCCGGGTACGGCGACCGCCTGGAGGTCCGCACCCTCGCCTGTCCGGACCGGCCCGGCCTGCGGGCGCTGTTCGTGCGCCCGGACGGCTTCGTGGCCTGGGCCGCCGACACGGCGAACACCCGGGACACGGTCGCCGAGGGACTGCCCGAGGCCCTGGAACGCTGGCTCGGCACCCCGGCGGCCCGCGCTTGA
- a CDS encoding MerR family transcriptional regulator — MRIGELAAAVGVTTRTVRHYHHLGLLPEPERLSNGYRHYTLRHAVVLARIRRLTELGLGLAEVRDVLADDAGKDLVEVLTELDEDLARQEAGIRERRQRLRELLAAGATGGLPAESPVSPWLADLLGALPGGDSPMAAKDREVLALIDTGAPPEERERMTSALRGFLDDPDAMARTHEVYALLDALADAEPDDPRVAEAARALAACVPRGLLPAEPPDTDHAVLRALYADFAPAQAEAIRRTLKILTEEGS, encoded by the coding sequence ATGCGGATCGGAGAACTCGCCGCCGCCGTCGGCGTCACGACGCGCACCGTGCGGCACTACCACCACCTGGGCCTGCTGCCAGAGCCGGAGCGGCTGTCGAACGGCTACCGGCACTACACCCTCCGGCACGCCGTCGTCCTCGCCCGGATCCGGCGGCTGACCGAGCTGGGGCTGGGGCTCGCCGAGGTGCGGGACGTGCTCGCAGACGATGCCGGGAAGGACCTCGTCGAGGTGCTCACCGAACTCGACGAGGACCTGGCCCGGCAGGAGGCCGGGATCCGGGAGCGGCGGCAGCGGCTGCGGGAGCTGCTGGCGGCCGGGGCCACCGGAGGGCTGCCCGCCGAGAGCCCGGTCTCACCCTGGCTGGCGGACCTGCTCGGCGCGCTGCCCGGCGGCGATTCCCCCATGGCCGCCAAGGACCGCGAGGTCCTCGCGCTGATCGACACCGGTGCGCCGCCCGAGGAGCGGGAGCGGATGACGTCCGCGCTGCGCGGCTTCCTGGACGATCCGGACGCCATGGCCCGCACCCATGAGGTGTACGCCCTGCTCGACGCGCTCGCCGACGCCGAGCCGGACGACCCGCGCGTGGCCGAGGCCGCGCGGGCCCTGGCCGCGTGCGTGCCGCGCGGTCTGCTGCCCGCCGAACCGCCCGACACCGACCATGCGGTGCTGCGCGCCCTGTACGCCGACTTCGCTCCCGCCCAGGCCGAGGCGATCCGCCGTACGCTGAAGATCCTTACCGAGGAGGGGAGTTGA
- a CDS encoding RNB domain-containing ribonuclease, whose protein sequence is MPRRKIRVTGAPEAPLRAALAALRSELGIPEEFPPEVREEAERAARAPTAPSYDATDIPFFTLDPPGSLDLDQAAHLSRRSSGHRVRYAIADVPAFVAPGGALDAEAHRRVNTLYFPDGRVPLHPAVLSEGAASLLPDRIRPAVLWTFDLDADGRCTAVDVRRALVRSRARLDYAGVQRQIDTGTAEEPVALLKEIGEARERLEVERGGISLNVPEQEITAQDHTYVLGYRAPLPADGWNAQLSLLTGMAAAELMIAHGTGILRTLPAAPDGAVARLRRTATALHIDWPHHVSYATLIRSLDPTDPRHAAFLQECTTLLRGAGYTVFRDGVLPAITTHAAVAAPYTHCTAPLRRLADRYAAEICLAAVAGQAPPDWVLGALAALPRQMADGARIAGTVERECIDLVEAALLKDRIGDVFEACVVDVEERQPTVGTVQLIAPAVIGRIEGDDLPLGERLRVRLVRAEPGASKILFTAA, encoded by the coding sequence ATGCCCCGCCGCAAGATCCGCGTGACCGGTGCCCCCGAGGCTCCCCTCCGGGCCGCCCTCGCCGCGCTGCGCAGCGAACTCGGCATCCCGGAGGAGTTCCCGCCCGAGGTCCGCGAGGAGGCCGAGCGCGCGGCGCGGGCGCCCACCGCGCCGTCGTACGACGCCACGGACATCCCCTTCTTCACCCTCGACCCGCCCGGCTCCCTGGACCTCGACCAGGCAGCCCATCTGTCCCGGCGGTCCTCCGGCCACCGGGTGCGGTACGCCATCGCCGACGTCCCCGCCTTCGTCGCCCCGGGCGGCGCGCTGGACGCCGAGGCGCACCGGCGGGTCAACACGCTGTACTTCCCGGACGGCCGGGTCCCGCTGCACCCGGCCGTGCTCAGCGAGGGCGCCGCCAGCCTGCTGCCGGACCGGATCCGCCCGGCCGTGCTGTGGACGTTCGACCTGGACGCGGACGGCCGCTGCACGGCCGTCGACGTGCGCCGCGCCCTGGTCCGCAGCCGCGCCCGGCTCGACTACGCGGGCGTACAGCGGCAGATCGACACCGGGACGGCCGAGGAGCCCGTGGCCCTGCTCAAGGAGATCGGCGAGGCCCGCGAGCGGCTGGAGGTGGAGCGCGGCGGCATCTCCCTGAACGTGCCCGAGCAGGAGATCACCGCACAGGACCACACCTACGTCCTCGGCTACCGCGCCCCGCTGCCCGCCGACGGCTGGAACGCCCAGCTCTCCCTGCTCACCGGCATGGCCGCCGCCGAGCTGATGATCGCCCACGGCACCGGGATCCTGCGGACCCTCCCGGCCGCCCCCGACGGCGCCGTGGCCCGGCTGCGCCGTACCGCGACCGCGCTGCACATCGACTGGCCGCACCATGTGTCGTACGCCACCCTGATCCGCTCCCTGGACCCGACCGACCCGCGCCACGCGGCCTTCCTGCAGGAGTGCACCACCTTGCTGCGCGGCGCCGGCTACACCGTCTTCCGGGACGGTGTCCTGCCCGCGATCACCACGCACGCCGCCGTCGCCGCCCCCTACACCCACTGCACCGCTCCGCTGCGCCGCCTCGCCGACCGCTACGCCGCCGAGATCTGCCTCGCGGCCGTCGCCGGCCAGGCCCCGCCCGACTGGGTGCTCGGCGCGCTCGCCGCGCTGCCCCGGCAGATGGCCGACGGCGCCCGCATCGCCGGGACGGTGGAGCGGGAGTGCATCGACCTCGTGGAGGCGGCACTGCTCAAGGACCGGATCGGGGACGTCTTCGAGGCCTGTGTGGTGGACGTCGAGGAGCGCCAACCGACGGTAGGTACCGTGCAGTTGATCGCCCCGGCGGTGATCGGCCGTATCGAGGGCGACGACCTCCCGCTCGGCGAACGGCTGCGGGTACGGCTCGTCCGGGCCGAACCGGGAGCGTCGAAGATCCTGTTCACCGCCGCATGA
- the yaaA gene encoding peroxide stress protein YaaA: MLVLLPPSEGKASPGEGAPLQLESLSLPGLTDARRAVLAELVELCAGDEEKAREVLGLSEGLRGEVTKNAGLDTAAARPAGEIYTGVLYDALGLATLDAAAKRRAAGSLLVFSGLWGAVRVTDRIPSYRCSMGVKLPGLGALGAHWRAPMAEVLPAAAGDGLVLDLRSSAYAAAWKPKGEVAGRTATVRVLHAPTRKVVSHFNKATKGRMVRGLLTADATPEHPAELVAVLRELGYVVEAQAPEKAGRAWSLDVLVEEIH, translated from the coding sequence TTGCTGGTCCTGCTGCCGCCCTCCGAAGGCAAGGCGAGCCCGGGTGAGGGTGCCCCGCTGCAGCTCGAGTCGCTGTCCCTGCCGGGGCTGACCGACGCCCGCCGGGCCGTGCTCGCCGAGTTGGTCGAGCTGTGCGCCGGTGACGAGGAGAAGGCCCGCGAGGTGCTCGGACTGAGCGAGGGACTGCGCGGCGAGGTCACGAAGAACGCCGGGCTCGACACGGCCGCCGCCCGCCCTGCCGGGGAGATCTACACCGGCGTCCTCTACGACGCCCTCGGCCTGGCCACCCTGGACGCGGCGGCGAAGCGGCGGGCAGCGGGCTCGCTGCTGGTCTTCTCGGGGCTGTGGGGCGCGGTCCGGGTCACCGACCGCATCCCCTCCTACCGCTGCTCGATGGGCGTGAAGCTGCCGGGGCTCGGCGCGCTGGGCGCGCACTGGCGGGCACCGATGGCCGAGGTGCTGCCCGCGGCGGCCGGGGACGGCCTGGTCCTGGACCTGCGCTCCTCGGCGTACGCGGCGGCCTGGAAGCCCAAGGGCGAGGTCGCCGGGCGGACGGCGACCGTACGGGTGCTGCACGCGCCGACCCGCAAGGTGGTCAGCCACTTCAACAAGGCGACCAAGGGCCGGATGGTACGCGGCCTGCTGACGGCCGACGCGACCCCCGAGCACCCCGCCGAGCTGGTGGCGGTGCTGCGGGAGCTGGGGTACGTCGTGGAGGCGCAGGCGCCGGAGAAGGCGGGCAGGGCGTGGTCGCTGGACGTGCTGGTGGAGGAGATCCACTGA
- the eda gene encoding bifunctional 4-hydroxy-2-oxoglutarate aldolase/2-dehydro-3-deoxy-phosphogluconate aldolase: MTSPLPSSSAASVLDLAPVVPVVVVSDATDAVPLARALVAGGLPAIEVTLRTPAALDAIRAIAAEVPSAVVGAGTVITPEQVGTCVAAGARFLVSPGWTDALLVAMRGSGVPFLPGVSTTSEVVALLERGVREMKFFPAQAAGGTAYLKSLAGPLPQARFCPTGGIGPATAPDYLALPNVSCVGGSWMVPADAVTAGDWARIEELARDAVRLARRDGLRDAGGTCR, translated from the coding sequence ATGACCTCACCGCTGCCCTCGTCCTCGGCTGCCTCCGTACTGGATCTCGCCCCTGTGGTCCCCGTGGTGGTCGTCTCCGACGCCACCGACGCCGTACCGCTGGCGCGGGCGCTGGTGGCGGGCGGGCTGCCCGCGATCGAGGTGACACTGCGGACGCCTGCGGCACTGGACGCGATCCGCGCGATCGCCGCCGAGGTGCCGTCGGCGGTGGTCGGCGCGGGCACGGTGATCACGCCGGAGCAGGTCGGCACGTGCGTGGCGGCGGGGGCGCGATTCCTGGTCAGCCCCGGGTGGACGGACGCGCTGCTGGTGGCGATGCGCGGGTCGGGGGTACCGTTCCTGCCCGGAGTGTCGACCACCTCGGAGGTCGTCGCGCTGCTGGAGCGCGGGGTGCGGGAGATGAAGTTCTTCCCGGCCCAGGCGGCGGGCGGTACGGCGTACCTGAAGTCGCTGGCCGGGCCGTTGCCGCAGGCCCGGTTCTGCCCGACCGGCGGGATCGGCCCGGCGACCGCGCCCGACTATCTCGCCCTGCCCAACGTCAGCTGCGTGGGCGGGAGTTGGATGGTCCCGGCGGACGCGGTGACCGCCGGGGACTGGGCGCGCATCGAGGAGCTGGCGCGGGACGCGGTGCGGCTCGCCCGCCGCGACGGGCTCAGGGACGCAGGTGGGACGTGTCGTTGA
- a CDS encoding bifunctional RNase H/acid phosphatase codes for MREFIVEADGGSRGNPGPAGYGAVVSDAATGEILAEEAEFLGVVTNNVAEYRGLLAGLRAAHALDPGAAVHVRMDSKLVVEQMSGRWKIKHPDMKPLATQARAVFPPDQVTYEWIPREQNKHADRLANEAMDAGTGAAAGSRAAGAAPADDGGVPARAEPSVAEAPLSEQRLTTPDEQAAAGSGGAGTPGGSGEAGTPGGSGGAGTPGELRAAGSGGVSTPDEQRASAPGWSSAPDLGAPATFVLLRHGETALTPQKRFSGSGGTDPALSEAGREQARRVAEALARRGTVQAVVASPLARTRETAGIVAARLGLDVTIEDGLRETDFGAWEGLTFSEVRERYPDDLNAWLADPQACPTGGGESFAETAARIGPTRDKLVAAYAGRTVLLVSHVTPIKTLIRLALGAPPESLFRMELSAASLSAVAYYADGNASVRLFNDTSHLRP; via the coding sequence GTGCGGGAGTTCATCGTCGAGGCCGACGGCGGGTCACGGGGCAACCCCGGGCCGGCCGGTTACGGCGCCGTGGTCAGCGACGCGGCGACGGGCGAGATCCTGGCGGAGGAGGCCGAGTTCCTCGGTGTCGTCACCAACAACGTGGCCGAGTACCGGGGGCTGTTGGCGGGGCTGCGCGCCGCCCACGCCCTCGACCCGGGCGCCGCGGTGCACGTCCGCATGGACTCCAAGCTGGTCGTCGAGCAGATGTCGGGCCGCTGGAAGATCAAGCACCCGGACATGAAGCCCCTGGCCACCCAGGCCCGTGCGGTCTTCCCGCCGGACCAGGTCACGTACGAGTGGATTCCGCGGGAGCAGAACAAGCACGCTGACCGGCTGGCGAACGAGGCGATGGACGCGGGTACCGGCGCAGCCGCGGGCAGCCGTGCCGCCGGGGCGGCACCGGCGGACGACGGCGGCGTGCCCGCGCGAGCGGAGCCGAGCGTGGCGGAGGCACCTCTGAGCGAGCAGCGCCTCACCACCCCGGACGAACAGGCTGCTGCCGGTTCCGGTGGGGCGGGCACCCCCGGCGGTTCCGGTGAGGCGGGCACCCCCGGCGGTTCCGGTGGGGCGGGCACCCCCGGCGAGCTGCGTGCCGCCGGCTCCGGCGGGGTGAGCACCCCGGACGAGCAGCGCGCCTCGGCCCCCGGCTGGAGCAGTGCCCCCGACCTCGGCGCCCCCGCCACGTTCGTGCTGCTGCGTCACGGCGAAACCGCCCTGACTCCCCAGAAGCGTTTCTCCGGCAGCGGCGGCACCGACCCCGCCCTTTCCGAGGCCGGCCGTGAACAGGCCCGCCGGGTCGCCGAGGCCCTGGCGCGACGCGGCACCGTCCAGGCCGTCGTCGCGTCCCCGCTCGCCCGCACCCGCGAGACCGCCGGCATCGTCGCCGCCCGCCTCGGGCTGGACGTGACGATCGAGGACGGCCTGCGCGAGACGGACTTCGGCGCCTGGGAGGGCCTCACCTTCTCAGAGGTCCGCGAGCGCTATCCGGACGACCTCAACGCCTGGCTCGCCGACCCGCAGGCCTGTCCCACCGGCGGCGGCGAGAGCTTCGCCGAGACGGCCGCGCGTATCGGCCCCACCCGGGACAAGCTGGTCGCGGCCTACGCGGGCCGCACGGTTCTGCTGGTCAGCCATGTGACCCCGATCAAGACGCTCATCCGTCTCGCGCTCGGCGCCCCGCCCGAGTCCCTGTTCCGCATGGAACTCTCGGCGGCCTCCCTGTCGGCGGTGGCGTACTACGCCGACGGCAACGCCAGCGTCCGGCTCTTCAACGACACGTCCCACCTGCGTCCCTGA
- a CDS encoding zinc ribbon domain-containing protein: MNAAPADQIRLLDVQALDVRLQQLAHRRKSLPEHAEIDTLNKDLTQLRDLLVAAQTEESDTAREQTKAEQDVDQVRQRAARDQQRLDSGAVTSPKDLENLQKEIVSLAKRQGDLEDVVLEVMERREATQERVGELTERVASVQSKIDDATGRRDTAFEEIDGEAATVTKEREVVAASVPADLLALYEKLREQQGGIGAAKLYARTCQGCRQELAITELNEIRTAAPDTVVRCENCRRILVRTAESGL; encoded by the coding sequence CTGAACGCCGCGCCCGCCGACCAGATCCGACTCCTCGACGTCCAGGCCCTCGACGTCCGCCTCCAGCAGCTCGCGCACAGGCGGAAGTCGCTGCCCGAGCACGCCGAGATCGACACGCTGAACAAGGACCTCACGCAGCTGCGCGACCTGCTGGTGGCCGCGCAGACCGAGGAGAGCGACACCGCCCGCGAGCAGACCAAGGCCGAGCAGGACGTGGACCAGGTGCGCCAGCGCGCCGCCCGCGACCAGCAGCGCCTGGACTCCGGCGCGGTCACCTCGCCGAAGGACCTGGAGAACCTGCAGAAGGAGATCGTCTCCCTCGCCAAGCGCCAGGGCGACCTGGAGGACGTGGTCCTCGAGGTGATGGAGCGCCGCGAGGCCACGCAGGAGCGGGTGGGCGAGCTGACCGAGCGGGTCGCGTCCGTGCAGTCGAAGATCGACGACGCGACCGGGCGCCGGGACACGGCCTTCGAGGAGATCGACGGCGAGGCCGCGACGGTGACGAAGGAGCGCGAGGTCGTGGCCGCGTCCGTCCCGGCGGACCTGCTGGCGCTCTACGAGAAGCTGCGCGAGCAGCAGGGCGGCATCGGCGCGGCCAAGCTGTACGCCCGCACCTGCCAGGGCTGCCGCCAGGAGCTGGCGATCACCGAGCTGAACGAGATCCGTACGGCGGCCCCGGACACCGTCGTGCGGTGCGAGAACTGCCGTCGCATCCTGGTGCGTACGGCCGAGTCGGGTCTGTAG
- a CDS encoding Nif3-like dinuclear metal center hexameric protein, with translation MPRLSEVIAALESLWPAERAESWDAVGTVAGDPDQEVTRVLFAVDPVREIVEEAVKLGADLLVTHHPLYLRGTTTVAATHFKGRVVHTLIKNDIALHVAHTNADTADPGVSDALAGALDLRVVRPLVPDPTDPTGRRGLGRICELDHPLTVRELAARAAERLPATAQGIRVAGDLEAVVRTVAVSGGSGDSLFDQVRAAGVDAFLTADLRHHPASEAVAHSPLALLDAAHWATEWPWCELAASQLDEISDRHGWDLRVHVSKTVTDPWTAHAASTPSSS, from the coding sequence GTGCCCCGTCTGTCTGAAGTCATCGCCGCGCTGGAGAGCCTGTGGCCCGCCGAGCGGGCCGAGTCCTGGGACGCGGTCGGCACGGTGGCGGGCGACCCCGACCAGGAGGTCACCCGCGTCCTGTTCGCCGTCGATCCCGTGCGGGAGATCGTCGAGGAGGCGGTGAAGCTCGGCGCCGACCTGCTGGTCACCCACCACCCGCTCTACCTGCGCGGGACGACGACAGTGGCGGCGACCCACTTCAAGGGCCGCGTCGTGCACACGCTGATCAAGAACGACATCGCCCTGCACGTCGCCCACACCAACGCCGACACGGCGGACCCGGGCGTCTCGGACGCGCTGGCGGGCGCGCTCGACCTGAGGGTCGTCCGCCCCCTGGTCCCGGACCCCACCGACCCGACGGGCCGCCGGGGTCTCGGCCGGATCTGCGAGCTGGACCACCCGCTGACCGTGCGCGAGCTGGCCGCCCGGGCCGCCGAGCGGCTGCCCGCCACCGCGCAGGGCATCCGCGTCGCCGGCGACCTCGAGGCCGTCGTCCGTACGGTCGCCGTCAGCGGCGGTTCCGGCGACAGCCTCTTCGACCAGGTCCGCGCCGCGGGCGTCGACGCCTTCCTCACCGCCGACCTGCGCCACCACCCGGCCAGCGAGGCCGTCGCGCACAGCCCTCTCGCGCTGCTCGACGCGGCGCACTGGGCCACCGAGTGGCCCTGGTGCGAGCTGGCCGCGAGCCAGCTCGACGAGATCTCCGACCGCCACGGCTGGGACCTGCGCGTCCACGTCTCCAAGACGGTCACCGACCCCTGGACCGCCCACGCGGCGTCCACCCCTTCCAGTAGCTAA
- a CDS encoding 3-oxoacyl-ACP reductase, producing the protein MSLPLEGMAAIVTGAGRGLGRAEALELARLGSAVVVNDYGRAGRDGSGEASAGPAQDVAAEIRAQGGRAVAHTGDVADFAQARELVELAVAEYGKLDILVNNAGILRDRMVFSMTEDEWDSVIRVHLKGHFNTTHFAAAHWRERSKAAGGEKVYGRIVNTSSEAFLAGSAGQPNYAAAKGGIVGLTTSSALALARYGVTANAICPRARTRMTEDVFAGFAAPDEGLDPLAPEHVAPLVGYLAAPAAARITGQLLVVHGGMVAVVERPRVQAKFDSKQETFSYDELDALLTPHYADRPPGETFAAAEVLGLKRG; encoded by the coding sequence ATGTCACTGCCACTGGAGGGGATGGCGGCGATCGTCACCGGCGCCGGACGCGGGCTGGGCCGGGCCGAGGCACTCGAACTCGCCCGGCTCGGCTCGGCCGTCGTCGTCAACGACTACGGCCGAGCCGGACGCGACGGCTCCGGCGAGGCCTCGGCGGGCCCCGCACAGGACGTCGCCGCCGAGATCCGCGCACAGGGCGGCCGGGCGGTCGCCCACACCGGGGACGTCGCCGACTTCGCACAGGCCCGCGAGCTGGTCGAGCTGGCGGTCGCCGAGTACGGCAAGCTCGACATCCTCGTCAACAACGCGGGCATCCTGCGCGACCGCATGGTCTTCTCGATGACCGAGGACGAGTGGGACTCGGTGATCCGGGTCCACCTCAAGGGCCACTTCAACACCACTCACTTCGCCGCCGCGCACTGGCGGGAGCGGTCCAAGGCGGCCGGGGGAGAGAAGGTCTACGGGCGGATCGTGAACACCTCCTCGGAGGCGTTCCTCGCCGGTTCCGCGGGCCAGCCCAACTACGCCGCAGCGAAAGGCGGAATCGTCGGCCTGACCACCTCCAGCGCCCTCGCCCTCGCCCGGTACGGCGTCACGGCCAACGCGATCTGCCCGCGCGCCCGAACCCGGATGACCGAGGACGTCTTCGCGGGCTTCGCCGCTCCGGACGAGGGCCTGGACCCACTGGCGCCCGAGCATGTCGCCCCGCTCGTCGGCTACTTGGCCGCACCGGCCGCCGCCCGGATCACCGGCCAGCTCCTCGTCGTCCACGGCGGCATGGTCGCCGTCGTCGAACGGCCGCGGGTGCAGGCGAAGTTCGACAGCAAGCAGGAGACGTTCAGCTACGACGAACTCGACGCGCTGCTCACCCCGCACTACGCGGACCGGCCGCCGGGGGAGACCTTCGCGGCGGCGGAGGTGCTGGGTCTCAAGCGGGGCTGA
- a CDS encoding Zn-dependent alcohol dehydrogenase, producing MRAAVLHEIGQEKLEVHDDMEAVGLGPGKVRVRVRATGLCHSDLSAMSGVLPQPAPFVPGHEGAGEILEVGENVGHVKPGDRVVICWLPACGACPACKRGQTQLCLAGFMNAGTPNFKRSNGDVFGFAGTGTFAEEVVVDAGCAVPIPEDVPFDVAALIGCGVTTGLGAALNTADVAAGSSVAVIGCGGVGISAVQGARLKGAAEIVAVDPVASRRESALRFGATRAVAPDELADAKQQVTGGEGFDYVFEVVGRSATARTAYENTRRGGTLVVVGAGAMDDFLQLNMFELFFDEKRILPSMYGGGDVLRSYERAIALWRAGRIDLAGLITHRVPLAEINEALDQMRTGTALRTCIEI from the coding sequence ATGCGCGCAGCCGTACTGCACGAGATCGGCCAGGAAAAGCTCGAGGTCCACGACGACATGGAGGCCGTGGGCTTGGGTCCCGGCAAGGTCAGGGTCCGGGTGCGTGCCACCGGGCTGTGCCACTCCGACCTGTCCGCGATGAGCGGGGTGCTGCCGCAGCCCGCGCCGTTCGTGCCGGGACACGAGGGCGCCGGAGAGATCCTCGAAGTCGGTGAGAACGTCGGGCACGTGAAGCCGGGCGACCGGGTCGTGATCTGCTGGCTGCCCGCCTGTGGTGCCTGTCCGGCCTGCAAGCGCGGCCAGACCCAGCTGTGCCTGGCCGGTTTCATGAACGCCGGCACCCCGAACTTCAAGCGCTCGAACGGTGACGTCTTCGGCTTCGCGGGCACCGGCACCTTCGCCGAGGAGGTCGTGGTCGACGCGGGCTGTGCCGTGCCCATTCCCGAGGACGTGCCCTTCGACGTGGCCGCCCTGATCGGCTGCGGGGTGACCACCGGACTGGGCGCCGCCCTCAACACCGCCGATGTGGCGGCCGGTTCGTCCGTCGCCGTCATCGGCTGCGGAGGCGTCGGCATCTCGGCGGTCCAGGGCGCACGCCTGAAGGGCGCCGCGGAGATCGTCGCCGTCGACCCGGTCGCCTCCCGCCGAGAGTCCGCGCTGAGGTTCGGCGCCACGAGGGCTGTCGCGCCCGACGAACTGGCCGACGCCAAGCAGCAGGTCACCGGCGGCGAGGGCTTCGACTACGTCTTCGAGGTCGTCGGCAGGTCCGCCACCGCCCGCACCGCCTACGAGAACACCCGGCGCGGCGGCACCCTCGTCGTGGTCGGCGCGGGTGCCATGGACGACTTCCTCCAGCTGAACATGTTCGAGCTGTTCTTCGACGAGAAGCGCATCCTGCCGTCCATGTACGGCGGCGGGGACGTGCTGCGTTCCTACGAGCGCGCGATCGCCCTGTGGCGGGCCGGCCGCATCGACCTGGCGGGCCTGATCACCCACCGGGTGCCGCTGGCGGAGATCAACGAGGCACTGGACCAGATGCGTACCGGGACCGCCCTGCGTACGTGCATCGAGATCTGA